TTCCTGCTTCTCACCTTGCTCGGAGCCGTCGCGGTCTACCTCTGTACCTTCTCGGCCCTTCGCCACCTTGCACAGCCCCGTGTCTGGCCGACCTTCCTTCTCGGTCAACTCGGTCTGTTTCTTCTGCTCTTCACCCGCTTTTGGCAGCGTGCGGCCGAGACCGTTCACTATCAGAACGTGAACCCCATCATCCAGCGCGCTCCAATCTTCGCCCCACCCATCTCCCGAGCCAACCCCGTCCCCCCGCCGCCCCTCGAACCACAGATGACCCCAACGACCCACTACGCCTCCGCCATTCCGCTACCGGACCCTCTCCACGATCCCCTCTCGCCGGTCCTCCCCGGTCCCGATCCTGATCCCTTTCCCCAGCCTGATCCCGGTCTCGATCCCGTTCCCAATCCCGAACCCATTTCTCCCTCGCTCACTTCGCCCGATCCCGGCGTCTTCCACCATGACGTCCCCCCGAAGAAAGACTTGCTAAACTGAGTCTGGGTCGATTGTGAACAGACGATGAATAGCCGAAGCCAACGCGAAGACCCGCCGCGTGGCTGGAACAGATCGGAAATACGCAATGAACCTCTTTATCCTCCGCCACGCGAGCGCTGGAACCCGCCGCGTCAACCCTCTCCTGGACAAGAAACGTCCACTCGATAAGGAAGGCAAGCAGTACTGCCTGCAACTCGCCCAGGTCCTGCAGTCCGTGAAGATCCAGTTTGACGTCATCCTCTCGAGCCCGCTCAAGCGCGCCCTGCAGACGGCGCAACTTGTAGGCACCGAAAGCGGATACGACGCACCGGTCCTCCTCTCCGACGCGCTGGCCCCATCAGGCACTGTCGAAGGCTTCCACAAGCTCGTGCAGGAGATTCAAGTCCACGAAAACGTTCTGGTCGTCGGACACAGCCCGAACATCGAGGCTTTTCTCGCCTCCATGCTTGTCCCAAACAACTCCACGTCCGGCAGGTTCCGCCTGCGCAAGGGCTCGCTTGCCCGCATCAGCATGCAGCGCGGGAGCAACATCCTCACCTGGATGCTGGACCCACGCATCGTCCGCGCTCTCTACGCGACGTCGACGAAGAGTTCCCGCCGAAAGACCTCACGGAAATAAGCAGCTTCTTTCTTCAGCGACCAGGCCTCCAACTCCGCGCCCCCACGCACCGGAACAAGGTCCATCACCACCCGCTTCGGGTAGACGTGCGTCTTGACCTTCACAGCCGCCGTCGCCCGATCCTGGTTGAGCGCCATCGCCAACCGGAGAAGCACCACTGCCCGCACCACACGCGCATGCTCTTCGATCGGCAGTGTCCTCATCACTCGGTCCATCGGATCTGGCCGGCTCTTGCCGAGATACCGCGCGATCGCGCTCACGACCGATCTCTGCTCCGGCGAAAATCCGAAGATCTCGGAGTTCGCGATGATGTATTGGCTGTGCCGGTAGTGTCCCTGGTGATTCATGAACTTTCCGGCTTCCTGCATCATCGCCGCCGCCTCGAGCCAGAGCTTGTACTCCGGCGGAAGTTCATGCACCTTCGCCAACGAGTCGAAAAGCTGCCGCACATGCTGCCGGACGGGTTCCGCCTTGACCTCGTCGATCCCATACCGCCTGCACAGCTCGATCACCCCGGCCCAGCGTTCGCTTTCGATCCTCTGATGCACCGATCCCCGAAGATCTACCTCACCGAGCATCTGCGCCAGCATTCCATCTCGTAGGCCGAGCGGAGAGTATCGAAATCCCTTCAGCCCCATCCGCGTCAGGATCGTCGCGTACACCTCGGCTCCCCCGACGATGATCTCCGATCTTCTCGGCCCCACACCCGGCACCGCGGCCCTCTGCTCGTTGGTCATCTTCAAGAGTCTGTCCGCCAGCTTGCGCACGTTCGGCGTCAGCGCCTCCATCGGCTTCACCCGCACAAATGCCTTGGGCGCGACTTTTTTCGCCGGGGTCTTCACCTCGATTGCCGCACTCGCCTCCGCCAGCGCCGCCGCGGTTCCCGATGTTGCGATCACCAGGTCGACCTCCGGCTTACCCAGTTTCCGATCGGCCTTTCGGAGTTCCCGGTCGATGTACTGCCGCAGGCGTCCCGCATCTTCTTTCGTCGCGGGATCGTTCTGCAGAAATTCCTGCTGCAATCGCACCGCGCCAAGCGGAAGGCTCACCATCGCCTTCACCCGTCCGCCATCCGAGAACGTCACCTCGCAGCTTCCGCCCCCAAGGTCGATCAGAAGGCACTTCCCCTGCGCACCCTCCTCATGCGTCACCACCCCAAGGTGGATCAGGCGTCCTTCCTCCAGCCCTGAGATCACCTCGACGTTCCACCCCGTCGCCGACTTCACCCACTCCGTAAACGCCGCCGCGTTCCGCGCATCCCGCATCGCGCTCGTCGCAACGACGCGGACCTTATCCACCACGTGCACTTGCACGGCCTTGTGGAAGCGCTTCAGCGCCTTGATCGTCCCGGCCATTGATTCCGGCGAGATCACGCCCGTCTGGAAAACGCTTTCTCCAAGACGCGTCACTTCGCGATCTTCATGCAGCGTCTTCAGCTTGTGCTGGACCACGGACGCGATCTTCAAACGGCAGGAGTTCGACCCAATATCGATTGCAGCAAACGTCGGCATCCAGCCCAGCCTCCCTATACAGAATCCACTTTCACCATACATGCACCCTTCCGGCCCAAACGAACATCTTTCCACCGGGCGCCTCTCCGGCTTCCGGCTCACCAATCCGCTATCCTAAGGATTACGTCGTTCGCTTTCCATGAAACCATCTGAACCGTTCTCCATTCTGGCCCGCTCCTTCGCTGGCGGGCCCCGGCCACGCAACGCCGCGCTGATTCTCGGCAGCCTGTGGCTCCTCATCTTCTTCGCGGCCCTCTTCGCTCCGCCCCTGCTCGACGACGCCGATGCGACGCACGCCCAGGCCGCACGCGCCATGGCCACCACCGGAGACCTCGTCACCCTCCGAGTCGACGGCATCCGCTACCTCGAAAAAGCGCCCCTGCCGTACTGGCTGGTCGCCCTCTGCTTCCGCCTCTTCGGCTTCAACACCTTCGCGGTCCATCTCCCGCAGGTCCTCGCCGTGGCCCTCCTGGCGCTTCTCGGCCACCGCTGGGCCAACCAGGCCTTCGGAGCCCGCACCGCCTTCTATACAGCCATCTCTGTCCTCACCTCTGCTGGCGTCTTCCTCTTCACCCGCATCTTCATTCCCGAGATCACCCTCTCTCTGTTCCTCGCCGCCGCTCTCTTCGCGATGTTAAAGTCGCTTCAACCTAACCACGACCTCATCGCCGGGCCTGCGGACCCATCGCCGCAGGATCTCCCACGGGAAAGCCCCGCTGTAGCCTGGTACGCAGGGCCCTACTTCTACCCCTACGTCCTCTGGGCCTCGCTCGCTCTCGCTGTCCTCACCAAGGGCTTCGTCGCCCTGGTCTTCTTCTTCGGCACAGCCTTCTTCTATCTCCTGGTCACCGGCGACTACAAGCTCTGGCGCCGCCTCAAACCCTTCACCGGCGGACTCCTCTTCCTCGCGATCGCCGCCCCCTGGCACATCCTCGCCGGCCTCCGCAACACCGGCGGGATGAACGGCCATGGCTTCTTCTGGTTCTATTTCATCAACGAACACGTCCTCCGTTTCCTCGGACGCCGCATCCCCCGCGACTACAACAAACTCCCCGCATACCTCTTCTGGTCTCTCCACCTCGTCTGGCTCTTTCCCTGGAGCCTCTTCCTCCCTCTCACCGCCATCACCGCATGGCGCAAACGCCGCTCCAGTCTCCCGTCGGCGTTTTCCCCCGCAAGCAGCTTTGCCACCCGCACCGTCCTCCTTCTCGGAGTCTTCGCCGCCCTCATCCTGGTCTTCTTCTCGCTCTCAACCAACCAGGAGTACTACACCTTTCCCGCTTACCTTCCGATCCTCCTGCTCACCTGCGCTGCCATCACGCGCGCCGAGCAGACCTACTCGGTCGACTCCACCAGCCGCCGCTGGGTCCGTTTCGCCCACGCCGCCCTCACCCTACTCGGCGTATTGTTTGCCATCGCTCTTATCTACGGCCTCTGGACCTCGCGCCACGAAGCCTTCGTCCCCGACATTGGAGACCTGCTTGCCCATCGTGGCGTCGGGGACTACACCCTCTCGATGTCCCACCTCTTCGACCTCACCGGCCCATCCTTCGCGGCCTTGCGCCTCCCAGCCGCGCTCGCCGCCCTCGCCTTCGCCATCGGACCGACCATCGCCTGGATGCTCCGCATGCAGCGCCGCCACATCGCCGCAACCACGACCATCGCCTTTACCAGCGCTCTCTTCCTGATCGCTGCTCACATCGCCTTCGTCCGCTTCTCGCCCATGCTGTCGTCGAAGACATTCGCCGACAGGATTCAGCAGCTTGAAGACAATAGCCGCATCTCCCGCGATACGGAAATCCTTCTCTACGGCGACCAATCCTACGGCTCCTCGATTGCCTTCTACCTGGACCGTCAGGTCTCCCTGGTAGAAGGCCGTACCACCTCCATGCTCTTTGGCTCGACCTTCCCGGACGCCCCACGCATCTTCCTCACCAACGCCGATCTTCTCAGCAGCTGGGGGACCGGCGAGCGCAAGCTCCTCTTCGTGCCGCTCGAACGGCGGGACGACGTCGACCACCTCCTGGGTTCCCGGCAGATCATCGTCCAGGAGGCATCCGGGAAAGCCCTCATCACCGACCGCCCGCTCGACCGTTGACAAGCAACCGCCTCTGCAGTTGCCGTTGTCGTTGCATCTCTGGTTGTCATTCCCGAAGGGGATCTGCGTTTTCTGTTGTCGTTGCAGTTGCATTTTCAAGCCCGCCAGCAGGACAACCTGTCATGCTTAAGCGAAAGACAATTAAGTCAAAGCCCGTCCGTCCGCCCCTGAAACAAACACCCGCCCAAACGAAGAGAACCAATTGATCGAAGCAACGCCGAAGCTCGACGAAGCCCGCCTTCCGCTGCTATCGTCCACTCCTACAGTGAATGTCGCCCATCAGACACACGAGCTCCGGACAGTCTCCGCCCCCGCTCGCCTCTGGCAGCCCCGCTCCGTCGGCTACATTCTTCTCGCCTGGCTCATCCTCCAGGTAGGCTGCGTCTTCTCTCCGGGCCTGCTCGACGACGTTGACTCGATCTACATCCAGATCGCACGCGAGATGCTCGATCGACACGACTTTGTCACCCCCACGATCGACGGTATCCGTTTCTTCGACAAGCCCCCACTCATGTACTGGATGGCCGCCGGCTCGATGCGCCTCTTTGGCATACACGACTGGGCCGCCCGCATCCCACTTGTCCTCGGAACCCTCGCGCTCTTCCTAGCCGCGTACGCGCTGGGCATCCGCCTCTTCGCCGCCGTCTCTCCGAAAGAACATCCGGACCGCGGAGGCCTCTACGCCGCCCTGGCCCTTGCCACCAGCGTTGGCCCTTGGCTCTACACCCGCTTCTACATCCCGGACATCGTCGTCGCCCTCTGGATGACACTCGCCGTCCACCTCACCCTCATCGCGGTCGAGCGTATCCGTAACCAGCAGTCCGCCCTGATCCCCTGCCTCGCCTTCGCCGCAGTCCTCGCCGCGAACGTCCTCACCAAGGGCCTCATCGGCCTCGTCTTTCCCCTTGGCTTCGTCATTTTGTATCTCGCCTTCACCCGCCAACTCCGCCTCCTTACAAAACTCCATCTCGCTGCCGGCACCGCTCTGTTCCTGGTGATCGCTGCCCCGTGGCACATCCTGGCTGCTATCCGAAACCCCGCCATCCCGATGCCCGCAGGCATGGAACTCCCAGCCAAAGCCGGATGGGCCTGGTTTTACCTCTACAACGAACACGTCGCCCGCTTCCTCTCGAAGCGCGTTCCCCACGACTACGGCCTCACCCCCATCTGGCTCTTCTGGCTCTACCTCGCCATCTGGGTCATGCCCTTCACCGCCTTCCTTCCCGGCGCGGTCGCTTGCCACATCCGCAAGCTAACCCAGCGCTCCACGCCCCGCGAGCGCGAAGCGGCGCTCTCTCTTCTGCTCTGGTCCGCGCTCATCCTAGGCTTCTTCACCATCTCCAACCGGCAGGAGTACTACTCGCTCCCCGCGCTTCCGGCCCTCGCCCTCATGGCCGGCGGCCTCCTCGCTCGGGCGGAAAGCCCTGCCGCCGACGAAGAAGGCAGGAAGGCCCGCCGCAGCGTCCGCAACTGGACCCTCCGCTTCCTCTTCCCCCTCACCACCGCCGTCGCCGTCATCTGCGCCTTCTTCGCGATCACCGCCCCCAAACCCCCACCCGGTGCCGACCTCTCCACCCTCCTCGCCAACAACCCCGCACTCTACAACCTCTCCCTCGGCCACCTCTTCGACCTCACCGGCGACGCCATGGGCCTCTTCCGCGCCCCCCTCGTCGCCGTCACCATCGGCATGCTCGCCATCGGCATCGGAAGCGCCCGCCTCCGGCATCTCCGTCGTCCGCACGCCGCGACCATGGCAATCGCCATCGGCATGACCTTCACCCTCCTCGCCGCCCACGAGGGGCTTATCCGCTTCAACTCCATCCTCGGCTCAAAGGACCTCGCCGTCGCGATCAACCGCGTCCGCCGCCCCGGCGACCTGATCCTCCTCGACGGCGAGCTCACCTCCGGCTCGACCCTGATCTTCTACACCGGCCAGCCCCTTCACCTCGTCAACGGGCACATCAACGGCCCATGGTTCGGCTCCTTCTGGCCCGACGCTCCCCACATCTTCGAGACCGACGACTCGCTCCACGCCCTCTGGGCCAGCCCCCGGCGTCTCTTCCTTCTCACCTATTCGCGGACCCGCGCACAGGATCTGGCCCGCTTCGGCAGGGTGCGCATCCTCGCCTCCGCCGGCGGCAAGACCATCCTGACCAACCAGCCTTAGGAACCGCCCTCAGGCGTGCGGAGCCTCCACCTGCTCAATCGTCGCTCCTGACGTCGTGGCGCGGCGGTGAAAGCGCCCATCCTCCTCGAGCTGGTACGTCCCGCCGTGATAGGACAGCGTGCTCCCCCAATAGCTCGCCGCCCACAGGATGCCTCCCATCAGGTCCCGCACCGGGTACAACACCGCCTCCGCCATGACCCGCGTACCACCCAAAGCCCGCAGAACCGCGACAGCCATCACCCACCGGCTCAAACAGAGGCCAGCCAGCCAAAGCACCCCCAACTCCCAGTGCCCCGCCAGCAATCCCCACAGGAGACCCATCACCCCATACGGCACCGCGAACGTCAGCCCCGTACCCAAATGCCCCTTCGGGCGCGACCGTCGCGTACTCTTGAGCCACCGCACCTGGTTACGAAAGCTCGCGCCAAAGCCTGTCGGAGGCACCGTCAGCCCGATCACGTGGCTCGAGAGCCCCACCCGGTCCCCGCGATCCGCCAGCCGGTTCCCAAGCACGAAGTCTTCCGCCCAGAACTGCCCAAGCTGCTCGTGCCCGCCCGCACGCTCGAACGCCTCTTTGCGCAGCACCATGGTCACGCCGAGCGCAAACCGCGTGCCCTCGAGCATGTCCGCCACCAGCACGCCACCCGTCATCTCGACGCTCTTACCCAGCGCATCCAGCTTTGCGGCCACACCGCCCTGCGTTGTCCCGATGTAGAGGCAGCTCTCAAGTGCTGTGCCATCCATCAGGCCCTTCACACACTCCCGCAGCGAGTTCCGTTCCACCCGCGCATCGGCATCGCTCGTCACCAGCGTCTCGAACCGGGCTGCCCTCGCAAGTGCTGCCAGCGACCACATCTTCGCGTTCGGAAACTCCGGCTCGCCGCACGTGATAAACCGCGCCCCCACCCCTGGATACCGATCGGCCACACGACGCGCCAACCGCAACCCTTCATCCGTCTCGTGTCGTGCGCAGAATAGAAGCTCGAACGCCGCCGGATAGTCCTGCTCGAAATACCGTACGAGATTCTCCTCCAGCCCAGCCTCGTTCCCATGCAGGGGCTTGAGGACGCTGAGCGGCGGAAATGCCTGAGCAGCCAGCGCCTCTTCCCGGCGTCGGCGCAGGCCGAACCGGACGGTAGCGACCAGCACCATGCCGCAATAAACCGTCGAAGTGATGCTCCCACCAGCGGCAATGCCGAACAATATCCGAAGCGCGAGACTCATCAAAAACCCTGGCGAACTTTCCAACTCGGCAACGCCATCCGGGCGCCTCGGAAACACTTGTGCCGATGCGACACACTAGCTTGATGCGGACCAACCCGAAAGGAGACCAGTTTAAAAGATGCCGCTGGCTTCCACATCCCTCTCTTAGGGGGTCCAGACACGTCCCAATCCACGCTACTTCGACGCCTCGACCCTGCCGCCCTGCTGGAACGTGTAGGTTCCGCCCCGGTAGTAGAAACGATCGCCCGCGAAGCTTGCCGTCCACAGCGCAGCCCCAAGCAGGTCTCGCAATGGGTAGATCACCATCCCGCGCCTCCAGTCCAGATCTCCCAGCACTCGCAGGATTGCTCCCGCCTGCAGCCACCGATTCAAGACCATTGCCGCCAGCCAAAGCAGCCCAATCCCCACATGACCACTCAGGCCCCCCCAAAGCAATCCAAGTAGCCCGAACGGCATGGCAAACGTCAGGCCTGACCCAAGATGCCCCCAGGGCCGCGACCGCCTCGTGCTCTGCATCCACCGCAACTGGTTCCGGAACGATATCCAGAACGGCGAATCCTGCACCATCAGACGAATGACATGCGTCGCCAGAAGGACCCCTGTTCCCTGCGCGGCCAGCCTGTTCCCGAGCACAAAATCATCCGCATAAAACTGCCCCAGCTCGGCAAACCCGCCGACATCCTGGAACGACTTCCGCCGCACCGCCATCGTCGCCCCAAGCGCGAACTTCGTGCCCTCGATCATGTCCGCCACCAGCACACCCGAGGTCATCTCGACACTCTTGCCCACGGCATCCAGCCTCGAGGAAAGTCCCGCCGCATTTCCCTTATCGAGCGACCCAAGGTACACGCACGAAGCCAGCCCCACATGCGGATCCTTCAAGTTCTGCACCATCTTTCGCAGATAGTCCGGCCCCACCCGGACATCCGCATCGCTCGTGATAAACAGATCGTGCTTCGCCACCGAGTTCAGCCTCTCGAGCGAGTAAACCTTCGCGTTATGGAACTTGGGAATCGGCTCACCAGATGTGACATACCGCGCCTCGACATGCGGATACCGTTCCCCCACCGTCCGCGCGAGCCGCAGCCCCGGATCCATCTCCTGCCGCGCGCAGAATAAAAGCTCGAACGGCGCCGGATAGTCCTGCTCGAAGAACGTTTCGAGGTTTCGCTCCATCCCCTGTTCCGTCCCATGCAGCGGCTTGAGTACGCTCACCGCGGGCAGAAACGGAGTTCCATCCCGCTCCTCGCGCCTCTTCCGCAGACCGAACCGAAGCGCAGCCGCCAGCACCATCCCGCAGTAGATCGTCGAAGTCACCGAACCGCACAACGCGGCATAGAACAGAACATGAAGCAAAAGACGCATTCGTACCTTCAGGGAGACGCCGGACGGGCCGCCGGAACGTGCTGGCCGCTCACCCCATTCACCCTCAAGTCTACAACCCGGCTGTCTTCGTCTTCCTCGAAGCCCGGACCGTCTTGGCCGTCTCCTTCGCCTCCGGAACCACCACCGGCCTACGCAGCGGCACCAACCCCGCCGTCGGCTGCGGTTGCATCCGCGCCAGCATCTCGGTCCGCACATAGTCGACGAACCCCTGCATCTGCCGGTTCATCTCCTCCATCCGCTCCCGCATCTGCAGCACGATCGCGATCCCCGCGATATTCACCCCGAGGTCCCGCGCCAGGTTCAGGATGAACTCCAGCCTCTCAAGGTCTTCGTCCGTGTAGAGCCGTGTGTTCCCATCCGACCGCGACGGCCGCAACAGGCCCTCTCGCTCATACAGCCTCAGCGTCTGCGGATGAATCTCGTACATCTCCGCCACCGACGAGATCATGTACGCGCCTTTACCCTTACGCTTCGTTGCCATCGCCCCTCTTCCGCCCTATGCTATCGTCCCACCCGATCCTCGACAACATGGAACCCAAGCATACCCCGCGCGCCACAACCCATCGCCAACACTACGGGAAAGCATCTCAATCCCCATGAAGAAGTCGCAGGGAATCGTACTCGCCCAGATCATCACTGCCGTCACGGCCGCCGCGGCAGCCTACGCGCTCCGCACCCGTGCCCCACGCCTGCGTCAGGTCGTCCTCATCACCGGGGGCTCCCGCGGGCTTGGACTCGCTATCGCCGAACGCTTCGCCCGCGATGGAGCTCAACTCGTCCTCGCCGCCCGCAACGGGGAGGAGCTGGAACGTGCTCGCGACCTCCTGTTCGAGCGCGAGGCTATCCAATCTCCGAACGATGTCCTCCTCATCCCAACCGACCTCAGCGACGAGTCCCAGGCCGCATCCCTGATCGCCGGCGCTCTTGCCCACTTCGGCCGCATCGACGTGCTCATCAACAACGCCGGCATCATCCAGGTCGGCCCCGTCGAAGACCAGCCCATCGACGCCTACCACCGCGCCATGCAGATCAACTTCTTCGCCGCCCTCGCCACCATCCACGCCGCCCTGCCCTCCATGCTCTCCCGATACCGCGACCATGGTCAGCGCAGCGCCATCGTCAACATCGCGAGCATCGGCGGCAAGTTCGCCATGCCGCACCTTCTCCCCTACGTCGCCAGCAAATTCGCCCTCGTCGGCCTCTCCGAGGGCCTACATGCGGAACTACGCCATAAGGGCATCCGCGTCACCACCGTCTGCCCCGGCCTTATGCGCACCGGCTCTCACGTCCAGGCTGAATTCACCGGAGATCACGCGAAAGAGTACCGTTGGTTCGCCCTCGGGGCGACCACACCCCTCATTGCCGCGACGACCGCGCACGCCGCGGAACGCATCTTTCAGGCCGTCCGCACCGGCCGCGCCGAGATCACCATCACCCCTCAAGCCTGGCTCGCCGCCCGAGTCGTCGGCCTCGCACCCGCCGCCACTCAGTTCATAGCCTCCCTCGTCAACGAATATGTCTTGCCAGCACCCACATCCAGGGAAGAAGGCCGAACCCCCGTTCCCGGATTGGCAGTCAAGCAGCCGCGCGTCCCATTCTTTCCAGCCCGGAGTTCCCGGCTCCGGACCGGGCACAATCAGTCCTGAAGCACCTGCGGCCACTGAAACCCGTACGTTTGCACCTCGAACGATCAAAAACGGACCACTCCACGGCCCCTCGCCCTGCGCGCCGGCGGCCTCCCACACCCGAATTACACGTAAATGCCGCGTTAAGAGACAGATACAACCGCAATAATTTCCTGTTGAATTCCCCAAACTTCTGGTCTATTGTTCACCCATAAGCCATATGTCCGTTTAGATCGCAAACGATCAAAAATATGACGTACATACATCTCTATGGATCGCTGCTTGTGAAAAGGCCAGAGATGGCCTCCTTTTCGCATCTTCGCTTCTGGCAT
This genomic window from Granulicella sibirica contains:
- a CDS encoding ArnT family glycosyltransferase, which produces MIEATPKLDEARLPLLSSTPTVNVAHQTHELRTVSAPARLWQPRSVGYILLAWLILQVGCVFSPGLLDDVDSIYIQIAREMLDRHDFVTPTIDGIRFFDKPPLMYWMAAGSMRLFGIHDWAARIPLVLGTLALFLAAYALGIRLFAAVSPKEHPDRGGLYAALALATSVGPWLYTRFYIPDIVVALWMTLAVHLTLIAVERIRNQQSALIPCLAFAAVLAANVLTKGLIGLVFPLGFVILYLAFTRQLRLLTKLHLAAGTALFLVIAAPWHILAAIRNPAIPMPAGMELPAKAGWAWFYLYNEHVARFLSKRVPHDYGLTPIWLFWLYLAIWVMPFTAFLPGAVACHIRKLTQRSTPREREAALSLLLWSALILGFFTISNRQEYYSLPALPALALMAGGLLARAESPAADEEGRKARRSVRNWTLRFLFPLTTAVAVICAFFAITAPKPPPGADLSTLLANNPALYNLSLGHLFDLTGDAMGLFRAPLVAVTIGMLAIGIGSARLRHLRRPHAATMAIAIGMTFTLLAAHEGLIRFNSILGSKDLAVAINRVRRPGDLILLDGELTSGSTLIFYTGQPLHLVNGHINGPWFGSFWPDAPHIFETDDSLHALWASPRRLFLLTYSRTRAQDLARFGRVRILASAGGKTILTNQP
- a CDS encoding SixA phosphatase family protein, with product MNLFILRHASAGTRRVNPLLDKKRPLDKEGKQYCLQLAQVLQSVKIQFDVILSSPLKRALQTAQLVGTESGYDAPVLLSDALAPSGTVEGFHKLVQEIQVHENVLVVGHSPNIEAFLASMLVPNNSTSGRFRLRKGSLARISMQRGSNILTWMLDPRIVRALYATSTKSSRRKTSRK
- a CDS encoding ArnT family glycosyltransferase, with product MKPSEPFSILARSFAGGPRPRNAALILGSLWLLIFFAALFAPPLLDDADATHAQAARAMATTGDLVTLRVDGIRYLEKAPLPYWLVALCFRLFGFNTFAVHLPQVLAVALLALLGHRWANQAFGARTAFYTAISVLTSAGVFLFTRIFIPEITLSLFLAAALFAMLKSLQPNHDLIAGPADPSPQDLPRESPAVAWYAGPYFYPYVLWASLALAVLTKGFVALVFFFGTAFFYLLVTGDYKLWRRLKPFTGGLLFLAIAAPWHILAGLRNTGGMNGHGFFWFYFINEHVLRFLGRRIPRDYNKLPAYLFWSLHLVWLFPWSLFLPLTAITAWRKRRSSLPSAFSPASSFATRTVLLLGVFAALILVFFSLSTNQEYYTFPAYLPILLLTCAAITRAEQTYSVDSTSRRWVRFAHAALTLLGVLFAIALIYGLWTSRHEAFVPDIGDLLAHRGVGDYTLSMSHLFDLTGPSFAALRLPAALAALAFAIGPTIAWMLRMQRRHIAATTTIAFTSALFLIAAHIAFVRFSPMLSSKTFADRIQQLEDNSRISRDTEILLYGDQSYGSSIAFYLDRQVSLVEGRTTSMLFGSTFPDAPRIFLTNADLLSSWGTGERKLLFVPLERRDDVDHLLGSRQIIVQEASGKALITDRPLDR
- a CDS encoding glycosyltransferase; translated protein: MRLLLHVLFYAALCGSVTSTIYCGMVLAAALRFGLRKRREERDGTPFLPAVSVLKPLHGTEQGMERNLETFFEQDYPAPFELLFCARQEMDPGLRLARTVGERYPHVEARYVTSGEPIPKFHNAKVYSLERLNSVAKHDLFITSDADVRVGPDYLRKMVQNLKDPHVGLASCVYLGSLDKGNAAGLSSRLDAVGKSVEMTSGVLVADMIEGTKFALGATMAVRRKSFQDVGGFAELGQFYADDFVLGNRLAAQGTGVLLATHVIRLMVQDSPFWISFRNQLRWMQSTRRSRPWGHLGSGLTFAMPFGLLGLLWGGLSGHVGIGLLWLAAMVLNRWLQAGAILRVLGDLDWRRGMVIYPLRDLLGAALWTASFAGDRFYYRGGTYTFQQGGRVEASK
- a CDS encoding glycosyltransferase, producing the protein MSLALRILFGIAAGGSITSTVYCGMVLVATVRFGLRRRREEALAAQAFPPLSVLKPLHGNEAGLEENLVRYFEQDYPAAFELLFCARHETDEGLRLARRVADRYPGVGARFITCGEPEFPNAKMWSLAALARAARFETLVTSDADARVERNSLRECVKGLMDGTALESCLYIGTTQGGVAAKLDALGKSVEMTGGVLVADMLEGTRFALGVTMVLRKEAFERAGGHEQLGQFWAEDFVLGNRLADRGDRVGLSSHVIGLTVPPTGFGASFRNQVRWLKSTRRSRPKGHLGTGLTFAVPYGVMGLLWGLLAGHWELGVLWLAGLCLSRWVMAVAVLRALGGTRVMAEAVLYPVRDLMGGILWAASYWGSTLSYHGGTYQLEEDGRFHRRATTSGATIEQVEAPHA
- a CDS encoding SDR family NAD(P)-dependent oxidoreductase — encoded protein: MKKSQGIVLAQIITAVTAAAAAYALRTRAPRLRQVVLITGGSRGLGLAIAERFARDGAQLVLAARNGEELERARDLLFEREAIQSPNDVLLIPTDLSDESQAASLIAGALAHFGRIDVLINNAGIIQVGPVEDQPIDAYHRAMQINFFAALATIHAALPSMLSRYRDHGQRSAIVNIASIGGKFAMPHLLPYVASKFALVGLSEGLHAELRHKGIRVTTVCPGLMRTGSHVQAEFTGDHAKEYRWFALGATTPLIAATTAHAAERIFQAVRTGRAEITITPQAWLAARVVGLAPAATQFIASLVNEYVLPAPTSREEGRTPVPGLAVKQPRVPFFPARSSRLRTGHNQS
- a CDS encoding MerR family transcriptional regulator produces the protein MATKRKGKGAYMISSVAEMYEIHPQTLRLYEREGLLRPSRSDGNTRLYTDEDLERLEFILNLARDLGVNIAGIAIVLQMRERMEEMNRQMQGFVDYVRTEMLARMQPQPTAGLVPLRRPVVVPEAKETAKTVRASRKTKTAGL
- a CDS encoding Ppx/GppA phosphatase family protein, giving the protein MPTFAAIDIGSNSCRLKIASVVQHKLKTLHEDREVTRLGESVFQTGVISPESMAGTIKALKRFHKAVQVHVVDKVRVVATSAMRDARNAAAFTEWVKSATGWNVEVISGLEEGRLIHLGVVTHEEGAQGKCLLIDLGGGSCEVTFSDGGRVKAMVSLPLGAVRLQQEFLQNDPATKEDAGRLRQYIDRELRKADRKLGKPEVDLVIATSGTAAALAEASAAIEVKTPAKKVAPKAFVRVKPMEALTPNVRKLADRLLKMTNEQRAAVPGVGPRRSEIIVGGAEVYATILTRMGLKGFRYSPLGLRDGMLAQMLGEVDLRGSVHQRIESERWAGVIELCRRYGIDEVKAEPVRQHVRQLFDSLAKVHELPPEYKLWLEAAAMMQEAGKFMNHQGHYRHSQYIIANSEIFGFSPEQRSVVSAIARYLGKSRPDPMDRVMRTLPIEEHARVVRAVVLLRLAMALNQDRATAAVKVKTHVYPKRVVMDLVPVRGGAELEAWSLKKEAAYFREVFRRELFVDVA